A single region of the Pan troglodytes isolate AG18354 chromosome 18, NHGRI_mPanTro3-v2.0_pri, whole genome shotgun sequence genome encodes:
- the NOXO1 gene encoding NADPH oxidase organizer 1 isoform X3: MLPAQGLPGQLGLQMSLQMEVSTCCPDWSRTPELKQSPCLGLPKCLDYSSSAWKSPNPCAPAPRSWAWGTARKLQRTQLGRLHKDPTGLRRCQDSIPGGFLGPPEPSQARGGISGICSLEATAMAGPRYPVSVQGAALVQIKRLQTFAFSVRWSDGSDTFVRRSWDEFRQLKTLKETFPVEAGLLRRSDRVLPKLLGQASLDAPLLGRVGRTSRGLARLQLLETYSRRLLATAERVARSPTITGFFAPQPLDLEPALPPGRCLTRPKLPACSGVWSWERSRVGGEQPANRGREWEAGGLAGVAPPVSPSPSAYLSLVRAALPSRVILPTPEEPPLSRAAGRLSIHSLEAQSLRCLQPFCTQDTRDRPFQAQAQESLDVLLRHPSGWWLVENEDQQTAWFPAPYLEEAAPGQGREGGPSLGSSGPQFCASRAYESSRADELSVPAGARVRVLETSDRGWWLCRYGDRAGLLPAVLLRPEGLGALLSGTGFRGGDDPAGEARGFPEPSQATAPPPTVPTRPSPGAIQSRCCTVTRRALERRPRRQGRPRGCVDSVPHPTTEQ; encoded by the exons ATGGAGgtctcaacatgttgcccagactggtctcgaactcctgagctcaagcagtccccctgcctcggcctcccaaagtgcttggattacag CAGCTCTGCCTGGAAGTCCCCCAATCCCTGTGCTCCTGCCCCCAGATCGTGGGCTTGGGGGACAGCAAGAAAGCTGCAAAGGACTCAGCTGGGGCGGCTCCACAAGGACCCCACAGGCTTGAGGCGTTGCCAGGATTCTATCCCAGGCGGTTTTCTGGGTCCCCCAGAGCCCTCTCAAGCACGGGGAGGCATTTCAGGAATCTGCAGCCTGGAGGCCACAGCCATGGCAGGCCCCCGATACCCAGTTTCAGTGCAAGGGGCAGCCCTGGTGCAGATCAAGAGGCTCCAA ACGTTTGCCTTCTCCGTGCGCTGGTCAGACGGCAGCGACACTTTCGTGCGCAGGAGTTGGGACGAATTCAGGCAGCTCAAG ACCCTCAAGGAGACCTTCCCGGTGGAGGCGGGCCTGCTGCGGAGATCTGACCGCGTTCTCCCAAAGCTTCTCGGTCAGGCCAGCCTGG ATGCACCACTGTTGGGACGCGTGGGGCGCACGAGCCGCGGCCTGGCGCGCCTGCAGCTGCTGGAAACCTATTCTCGGAGGCTGCTGGCGACTGCAGAGCGCGTGGCACGGAGCCCGACGATCACTGGCTTCTTCGCACCGCAACCCCTGGACCTGGAGCCCGCGCTGCCACCCGGCAGGTGCCTGACTCGCCCCAAACTCCCAGCATGCAGCGGCGTTTGGAGCTGGGAGAGGTCCAGGGTGGGGGGGGAACAGCCAGCGAATAGGGGCAGAGAGTGGGAGGCTGGCGGTCTTGCCGGGGTGGCGCCCCCAGTTTCACCCTCCCCATCCGCCTACCTCTCACTCGTACGGGCTGCCCTTCCCAGCCGGGTGATCCTGCCCACCCCAGAGGAGCCGCCTCTTTCTCGCGCTGCGGGCCGCCTCTCCATCCACAGTCTGGAGGCTCAGAGCCTGCGCTGCCTGCAGCCCTTCTGTACCCAGGACACGCGGGATAGGCCTTTTCAGGCGCAGGCCCAGGAGAGCCTGGACGTGCTGCTGCGGCACCCCTCAG GCTGGTGGCTGGTGGAGAACGAAGACCAGCAGACCGCCTGGTTTCCAGCGCCCTACCTGGAGGAGGCGGCCCCGGGCCAGGGCCGGGAGGGAGGCCCGTCCCTAGGGAGCAGCG GTCCCCAGTTCTGTGCTTCCCGCGCCTACGAGAGCAGCCGCGCAGATGAGCTGTCCGTGCCCGCGGGGGCGCGCGTGCGCGTGTTGGAAACGTCAGACCGCGGCTGGTGGCTATGCAG GTACGGCGACCGGGCGGGCCTACTCCCCGCGGTGCTGCTGCGGCCGGAAGGGCTGGGCGCTCTCCTGAGCGGGACGGGGTTCCGTGGAGGAGACGACCCGGCGGGTGAGGCCCGGGGCTTCCCTGAACCCTCCCAAGCCaccgcccctccccccaccgtgCCCACCCGACCTTCGCCGGGCGCCATCCAGAGCCGCTGCTGCACCGTCACACGCAGGGCCCTGGAGCGGCGCCCACGGCGCCAGGGCCGCCCTCGAGGGTGCGTGGACTCTGTGCCGCACCCCACGACGGAGCAGTGA
- the NOXO1 gene encoding NADPH oxidase organizer 1 isoform X4, producing MLPAQGLPGQLGLQMSLQMEVSTCCPDWSRTPELKQSPCLGLPKCLDYSSSAWKSPNPCAPAPRSWAWGTARKLQRTQLGRLHKDPTGLRRCQDSIPGGFLGPPEPSQARGGISGICSLEATAMAGPRYPVSVQGAALVQIKRLQTFAFSVRWSDGSDTFVRRSWDEFRQLKKTLKETFPVEAGLLRRSDRVLPKLLDAPLLGRVGRTSRGLARLQLLETYSRRLLATAERVARSPTITGFFAPQPLDLEPALPPGRCLTRPKLPACSGVWSWERSRVGGEQPANRGREWEAGGLAGVAPPVSPSPSAYLSLVRAALPSRVILPTPEEPPLSRAAGRLSIHSLEAQSLRCLQPFCTQDTRDRPFQAQAQESLDVLLRHPSGWWLVENEDQQTAWFPAPYLEEAAPGQGREGGPSLGSSGPQFCASRAYESSRADELSVPAGARVRVLETSDRGWWLCRYGDRAGLLPAVLLRPEGLGALLSGTGFRGGDDPAGEARGFPEPSQATAPPPTVPTRPSPGAIQSRCCTVTRRALERRPRRQGRPRGCVDSVPHPTTEQ from the exons ATGGAGgtctcaacatgttgcccagactggtctcgaactcctgagctcaagcagtccccctgcctcggcctcccaaagtgcttggattacag CAGCTCTGCCTGGAAGTCCCCCAATCCCTGTGCTCCTGCCCCCAGATCGTGGGCTTGGGGGACAGCAAGAAAGCTGCAAAGGACTCAGCTGGGGCGGCTCCACAAGGACCCCACAGGCTTGAGGCGTTGCCAGGATTCTATCCCAGGCGGTTTTCTGGGTCCCCCAGAGCCCTCTCAAGCACGGGGAGGCATTTCAGGAATCTGCAGCCTGGAGGCCACAGCCATGGCAGGCCCCCGATACCCAGTTTCAGTGCAAGGGGCAGCCCTGGTGCAGATCAAGAGGCTCCAA ACGTTTGCCTTCTCCGTGCGCTGGTCAGACGGCAGCGACACTTTCGTGCGCAGGAGTTGGGACGAATTCAGGCAGCTCAAG AAGACCCTCAAGGAGACCTTCCCGGTGGAGGCGGGCCTGCTGCGGAGATCTGACCGCGTTCTCCCAAAGCTTCTCG ATGCACCACTGTTGGGACGCGTGGGGCGCACGAGCCGCGGCCTGGCGCGCCTGCAGCTGCTGGAAACCTATTCTCGGAGGCTGCTGGCGACTGCAGAGCGCGTGGCACGGAGCCCGACGATCACTGGCTTCTTCGCACCGCAACCCCTGGACCTGGAGCCCGCGCTGCCACCCGGCAGGTGCCTGACTCGCCCCAAACTCCCAGCATGCAGCGGCGTTTGGAGCTGGGAGAGGTCCAGGGTGGGGGGGGAACAGCCAGCGAATAGGGGCAGAGAGTGGGAGGCTGGCGGTCTTGCCGGGGTGGCGCCCCCAGTTTCACCCTCCCCATCCGCCTACCTCTCACTCGTACGGGCTGCCCTTCCCAGCCGGGTGATCCTGCCCACCCCAGAGGAGCCGCCTCTTTCTCGCGCTGCGGGCCGCCTCTCCATCCACAGTCTGGAGGCTCAGAGCCTGCGCTGCCTGCAGCCCTTCTGTACCCAGGACACGCGGGATAGGCCTTTTCAGGCGCAGGCCCAGGAGAGCCTGGACGTGCTGCTGCGGCACCCCTCAG GCTGGTGGCTGGTGGAGAACGAAGACCAGCAGACCGCCTGGTTTCCAGCGCCCTACCTGGAGGAGGCGGCCCCGGGCCAGGGCCGGGAGGGAGGCCCGTCCCTAGGGAGCAGCG GTCCCCAGTTCTGTGCTTCCCGCGCCTACGAGAGCAGCCGCGCAGATGAGCTGTCCGTGCCCGCGGGGGCGCGCGTGCGCGTGTTGGAAACGTCAGACCGCGGCTGGTGGCTATGCAG GTACGGCGACCGGGCGGGCCTACTCCCCGCGGTGCTGCTGCGGCCGGAAGGGCTGGGCGCTCTCCTGAGCGGGACGGGGTTCCGTGGAGGAGACGACCCGGCGGGTGAGGCCCGGGGCTTCCCTGAACCCTCCCAAGCCaccgcccctccccccaccgtgCCCACCCGACCTTCGCCGGGCGCCATCCAGAGCCGCTGCTGCACCGTCACACGCAGGGCCCTGGAGCGGCGCCCACGGCGCCAGGGCCGCCCTCGAGGGTGCGTGGACTCTGTGCCGCACCCCACGACGGAGCAGTGA
- the NOXO1 gene encoding NADPH oxidase organizer 1 isoform X9 produces the protein MLPAQGLPGQLGLQMSLQMEVSTCCPDWSRTPELKQSPCLGLPKCLDYSSSAWKSPNPCAPAPRSWAWGTARKLQRTQLGRLHKDPTGLRRCQDSIPGGFLGPPEPSQARGGISGICSLEATAMAGPRYPVSVQGAALVQIKRLQTFAFSVRWSDGSDTFVRRSWDEFRQLKTLKETFPVEAGLLRRSDRVLPKLLGQASLDAPLLGRVGRTSRGLARLQLLETYSRRLLATAERVARSPTITGFFAPQPLDLEPALPPGSRVILPTPEEPPLSRAAGRLSIHSLEAQSLRCLQPFCTQDTRDRPFQAQAQESLDVLLRHPSGWWLVENEDQQTAWFPAPYLEEAAPGQGREGGPSLGSSGPQFCASRAYESSRADELSVPAGARVRVLETSDRGWWLCRYGDRAGLLPAVLLRPEGLGALLSGTGFRGGDDPAGEARGFPEPSQATAPPPTVPTRPSPGAIQSRCCTVTRRALERRPRRQGRPRGCVDSVPHPTTEQ, from the exons ATGGAGgtctcaacatgttgcccagactggtctcgaactcctgagctcaagcagtccccctgcctcggcctcccaaagtgcttggattacag CAGCTCTGCCTGGAAGTCCCCCAATCCCTGTGCTCCTGCCCCCAGATCGTGGGCTTGGGGGACAGCAAGAAAGCTGCAAAGGACTCAGCTGGGGCGGCTCCACAAGGACCCCACAGGCTTGAGGCGTTGCCAGGATTCTATCCCAGGCGGTTTTCTGGGTCCCCCAGAGCCCTCTCAAGCACGGGGAGGCATTTCAGGAATCTGCAGCCTGGAGGCCACAGCCATGGCAGGCCCCCGATACCCAGTTTCAGTGCAAGGGGCAGCCCTGGTGCAGATCAAGAGGCTCCAA ACGTTTGCCTTCTCCGTGCGCTGGTCAGACGGCAGCGACACTTTCGTGCGCAGGAGTTGGGACGAATTCAGGCAGCTCAAG ACCCTCAAGGAGACCTTCCCGGTGGAGGCGGGCCTGCTGCGGAGATCTGACCGCGTTCTCCCAAAGCTTCTCGGTCAGGCCAGCCTGG ATGCACCACTGTTGGGACGCGTGGGGCGCACGAGCCGCGGCCTGGCGCGCCTGCAGCTGCTGGAAACCTATTCTCGGAGGCTGCTGGCGACTGCAGAGCGCGTGGCACGGAGCCCGACGATCACTGGCTTCTTCGCACCGCAACCCCTGGACCTGGAGCCCGCGCTGCCACCCGGCAG CCGGGTGATCCTGCCCACCCCAGAGGAGCCGCCTCTTTCTCGCGCTGCGGGCCGCCTCTCCATCCACAGTCTGGAGGCTCAGAGCCTGCGCTGCCTGCAGCCCTTCTGTACCCAGGACACGCGGGATAGGCCTTTTCAGGCGCAGGCCCAGGAGAGCCTGGACGTGCTGCTGCGGCACCCCTCAG GCTGGTGGCTGGTGGAGAACGAAGACCAGCAGACCGCCTGGTTTCCAGCGCCCTACCTGGAGGAGGCGGCCCCGGGCCAGGGCCGGGAGGGAGGCCCGTCCCTAGGGAGCAGCG GTCCCCAGTTCTGTGCTTCCCGCGCCTACGAGAGCAGCCGCGCAGATGAGCTGTCCGTGCCCGCGGGGGCGCGCGTGCGCGTGTTGGAAACGTCAGACCGCGGCTGGTGGCTATGCAG GTACGGCGACCGGGCGGGCCTACTCCCCGCGGTGCTGCTGCGGCCGGAAGGGCTGGGCGCTCTCCTGAGCGGGACGGGGTTCCGTGGAGGAGACGACCCGGCGGGTGAGGCCCGGGGCTTCCCTGAACCCTCCCAAGCCaccgcccctccccccaccgtgCCCACCCGACCTTCGCCGGGCGCCATCCAGAGCCGCTGCTGCACCGTCACACGCAGGGCCCTGGAGCGGCGCCCACGGCGCCAGGGCCGCCCTCGAGGGTGCGTGGACTCTGTGCCGCACCCCACGACGGAGCAGTGA
- the NOXO1 gene encoding NADPH oxidase organizer 1 isoform X8 — protein sequence MLPAQGLPGQLGLQMSLQMEVSTCCPDWSRTPELKQSPCLGLPKCLDYSSAWKSPNPCAPAPRSWAWGTARKLQRTQLGRLHKDPTGLRRCQDSIPGGFLGPPEPSQARGGISGICSLEATAMAGPRYPVSVQGAALVQIKRLQTFAFSVRWSDGSDTFVRRSWDEFRQLKKTLKETFPVEAGLLRRSDRVLPKLLGQASLDAPLLGRVGRTSRGLARLQLLETYSRRLLATAERVARSPTITGFFAPQPLDLEPALPPGSRVILPTPEEPPLSRAAGRLSIHSLEAQSLRCLQPFCTQDTRDRPFQAQAQESLDVLLRHPSGWWLVENEDQQTAWFPAPYLEEAAPGQGREGGPSLGSSGPQFCASRAYESSRADELSVPAGARVRVLETSDRGWWLCRYGDRAGLLPAVLLRPEGLGALLSGTGFRGGDDPAGEARGFPEPSQATAPPPTVPTRPSPGAIQSRCCTVTRRALERRPRRQGRPRGCVDSVPHPTTEQ from the exons ATGGAGgtctcaacatgttgcccagactggtctcgaactcctgagctcaagcagtccccctgcctcggcctcccaaagtgcttggattacag CTCTGCCTGGAAGTCCCCCAATCCCTGTGCTCCTGCCCCCAGATCGTGGGCTTGGGGGACAGCAAGAAAGCTGCAAAGGACTCAGCTGGGGCGGCTCCACAAGGACCCCACAGGCTTGAGGCGTTGCCAGGATTCTATCCCAGGCGGTTTTCTGGGTCCCCCAGAGCCCTCTCAAGCACGGGGAGGCATTTCAGGAATCTGCAGCCTGGAGGCCACAGCCATGGCAGGCCCCCGATACCCAGTTTCAGTGCAAGGGGCAGCCCTGGTGCAGATCAAGAGGCTCCAA ACGTTTGCCTTCTCCGTGCGCTGGTCAGACGGCAGCGACACTTTCGTGCGCAGGAGTTGGGACGAATTCAGGCAGCTCAAG AAGACCCTCAAGGAGACCTTCCCGGTGGAGGCGGGCCTGCTGCGGAGATCTGACCGCGTTCTCCCAAAGCTTCTCGGTCAGGCCAGCCTGG ATGCACCACTGTTGGGACGCGTGGGGCGCACGAGCCGCGGCCTGGCGCGCCTGCAGCTGCTGGAAACCTATTCTCGGAGGCTGCTGGCGACTGCAGAGCGCGTGGCACGGAGCCCGACGATCACTGGCTTCTTCGCACCGCAACCCCTGGACCTGGAGCCCGCGCTGCCACCCGGCAG CCGGGTGATCCTGCCCACCCCAGAGGAGCCGCCTCTTTCTCGCGCTGCGGGCCGCCTCTCCATCCACAGTCTGGAGGCTCAGAGCCTGCGCTGCCTGCAGCCCTTCTGTACCCAGGACACGCGGGATAGGCCTTTTCAGGCGCAGGCCCAGGAGAGCCTGGACGTGCTGCTGCGGCACCCCTCAG GCTGGTGGCTGGTGGAGAACGAAGACCAGCAGACCGCCTGGTTTCCAGCGCCCTACCTGGAGGAGGCGGCCCCGGGCCAGGGCCGGGAGGGAGGCCCGTCCCTAGGGAGCAGCG GTCCCCAGTTCTGTGCTTCCCGCGCCTACGAGAGCAGCCGCGCAGATGAGCTGTCCGTGCCCGCGGGGGCGCGCGTGCGCGTGTTGGAAACGTCAGACCGCGGCTGGTGGCTATGCAG GTACGGCGACCGGGCGGGCCTACTCCCCGCGGTGCTGCTGCGGCCGGAAGGGCTGGGCGCTCTCCTGAGCGGGACGGGGTTCCGTGGAGGAGACGACCCGGCGGGTGAGGCCCGGGGCTTCCCTGAACCCTCCCAAGCCaccgcccctccccccaccgtgCCCACCCGACCTTCGCCGGGCGCCATCCAGAGCCGCTGCTGCACCGTCACACGCAGGGCCCTGGAGCGGCGCCCACGGCGCCAGGGCCGCCCTCGAGGGTGCGTGGACTCTGTGCCGCACCCCACGACGGAGCAGTGA
- the NOXO1 gene encoding NADPH oxidase organizer 1 isoform X10 — translation MLPAQGLPGQLGLQMSLQMEVSTCCPDWSRTPELKQSPCLGLPKCLDYSSSAWKSPNPCAPAPRSWAWGTARKLQRTQLGRLHKDPTGLRRCQDSIPGGFLGPPEPSQARGGISGICSLEATAMAGPRYPVSVQGAALVQIKRLQTFAFSVRWSDGSDTFVRRSWDEFRQLKKTLKETFPVEAGLLRRSDRVLPKLLDAPLLGRVGRTSRGLARLQLLETYSRRLLATAERVARSPTITGFFAPQPLDLEPALPPGSRVILPTPEEPPLSRAAGRLSIHSLEAQSLRCLQPFCTQDTRDRPFQAQAQESLDVLLRHPSGWWLVENEDQQTAWFPAPYLEEAAPGQGREGGPSLGSSGPQFCASRAYESSRADELSVPAGARVRVLETSDRGWWLCRYGDRAGLLPAVLLRPEGLGALLSGTGFRGGDDPAGEARGFPEPSQATAPPPTVPTRPSPGAIQSRCCTVTRRALERRPRRQGRPRGCVDSVPHPTTEQ, via the exons ATGGAGgtctcaacatgttgcccagactggtctcgaactcctgagctcaagcagtccccctgcctcggcctcccaaagtgcttggattacag CAGCTCTGCCTGGAAGTCCCCCAATCCCTGTGCTCCTGCCCCCAGATCGTGGGCTTGGGGGACAGCAAGAAAGCTGCAAAGGACTCAGCTGGGGCGGCTCCACAAGGACCCCACAGGCTTGAGGCGTTGCCAGGATTCTATCCCAGGCGGTTTTCTGGGTCCCCCAGAGCCCTCTCAAGCACGGGGAGGCATTTCAGGAATCTGCAGCCTGGAGGCCACAGCCATGGCAGGCCCCCGATACCCAGTTTCAGTGCAAGGGGCAGCCCTGGTGCAGATCAAGAGGCTCCAA ACGTTTGCCTTCTCCGTGCGCTGGTCAGACGGCAGCGACACTTTCGTGCGCAGGAGTTGGGACGAATTCAGGCAGCTCAAG AAGACCCTCAAGGAGACCTTCCCGGTGGAGGCGGGCCTGCTGCGGAGATCTGACCGCGTTCTCCCAAAGCTTCTCG ATGCACCACTGTTGGGACGCGTGGGGCGCACGAGCCGCGGCCTGGCGCGCCTGCAGCTGCTGGAAACCTATTCTCGGAGGCTGCTGGCGACTGCAGAGCGCGTGGCACGGAGCCCGACGATCACTGGCTTCTTCGCACCGCAACCCCTGGACCTGGAGCCCGCGCTGCCACCCGGCAG CCGGGTGATCCTGCCCACCCCAGAGGAGCCGCCTCTTTCTCGCGCTGCGGGCCGCCTCTCCATCCACAGTCTGGAGGCTCAGAGCCTGCGCTGCCTGCAGCCCTTCTGTACCCAGGACACGCGGGATAGGCCTTTTCAGGCGCAGGCCCAGGAGAGCCTGGACGTGCTGCTGCGGCACCCCTCAG GCTGGTGGCTGGTGGAGAACGAAGACCAGCAGACCGCCTGGTTTCCAGCGCCCTACCTGGAGGAGGCGGCCCCGGGCCAGGGCCGGGAGGGAGGCCCGTCCCTAGGGAGCAGCG GTCCCCAGTTCTGTGCTTCCCGCGCCTACGAGAGCAGCCGCGCAGATGAGCTGTCCGTGCCCGCGGGGGCGCGCGTGCGCGTGTTGGAAACGTCAGACCGCGGCTGGTGGCTATGCAG GTACGGCGACCGGGCGGGCCTACTCCCCGCGGTGCTGCTGCGGCCGGAAGGGCTGGGCGCTCTCCTGAGCGGGACGGGGTTCCGTGGAGGAGACGACCCGGCGGGTGAGGCCCGGGGCTTCCCTGAACCCTCCCAAGCCaccgcccctccccccaccgtgCCCACCCGACCTTCGCCGGGCGCCATCCAGAGCCGCTGCTGCACCGTCACACGCAGGGCCCTGGAGCGGCGCCCACGGCGCCAGGGCCGCCCTCGAGGGTGCGTGGACTCTGTGCCGCACCCCACGACGGAGCAGTGA
- the NOXO1 gene encoding NADPH oxidase organizer 1 isoform X2, protein MLPAQGLPGQLGLQMSLQMEVSTCCPDWSRTPELKQSPCLGLPKCLDYSSAWKSPNPCAPAPRSWAWGTARKLQRTQLGRLHKDPTGLRRCQDSIPGGFLGPPEPSQARGGISGICSLEATAMAGPRYPVSVQGAALVQIKRLQTFAFSVRWSDGSDTFVRRSWDEFRQLKKTLKETFPVEAGLLRRSDRVLPKLLGQASLDAPLLGRVGRTSRGLARLQLLETYSRRLLATAERVARSPTITGFFAPQPLDLEPALPPGRCLTRPKLPACSGVWSWERSRVGGEQPANRGREWEAGGLAGVAPPVSPSPSAYLSLVRAALPSRVILPTPEEPPLSRAAGRLSIHSLEAQSLRCLQPFCTQDTRDRPFQAQAQESLDVLLRHPSGWWLVENEDQQTAWFPAPYLEEAAPGQGREGGPSLGSSGPQFCASRAYESSRADELSVPAGARVRVLETSDRGWWLCRYGDRAGLLPAVLLRPEGLGALLSGTGFRGGDDPAGEARGFPEPSQATAPPPTVPTRPSPGAIQSRCCTVTRRALERRPRRQGRPRGCVDSVPHPTTEQ, encoded by the exons ATGGAGgtctcaacatgttgcccagactggtctcgaactcctgagctcaagcagtccccctgcctcggcctcccaaagtgcttggattacag CTCTGCCTGGAAGTCCCCCAATCCCTGTGCTCCTGCCCCCAGATCGTGGGCTTGGGGGACAGCAAGAAAGCTGCAAAGGACTCAGCTGGGGCGGCTCCACAAGGACCCCACAGGCTTGAGGCGTTGCCAGGATTCTATCCCAGGCGGTTTTCTGGGTCCCCCAGAGCCCTCTCAAGCACGGGGAGGCATTTCAGGAATCTGCAGCCTGGAGGCCACAGCCATGGCAGGCCCCCGATACCCAGTTTCAGTGCAAGGGGCAGCCCTGGTGCAGATCAAGAGGCTCCAA ACGTTTGCCTTCTCCGTGCGCTGGTCAGACGGCAGCGACACTTTCGTGCGCAGGAGTTGGGACGAATTCAGGCAGCTCAAG AAGACCCTCAAGGAGACCTTCCCGGTGGAGGCGGGCCTGCTGCGGAGATCTGACCGCGTTCTCCCAAAGCTTCTCGGTCAGGCCAGCCTGG ATGCACCACTGTTGGGACGCGTGGGGCGCACGAGCCGCGGCCTGGCGCGCCTGCAGCTGCTGGAAACCTATTCTCGGAGGCTGCTGGCGACTGCAGAGCGCGTGGCACGGAGCCCGACGATCACTGGCTTCTTCGCACCGCAACCCCTGGACCTGGAGCCCGCGCTGCCACCCGGCAGGTGCCTGACTCGCCCCAAACTCCCAGCATGCAGCGGCGTTTGGAGCTGGGAGAGGTCCAGGGTGGGGGGGGAACAGCCAGCGAATAGGGGCAGAGAGTGGGAGGCTGGCGGTCTTGCCGGGGTGGCGCCCCCAGTTTCACCCTCCCCATCCGCCTACCTCTCACTCGTACGGGCTGCCCTTCCCAGCCGGGTGATCCTGCCCACCCCAGAGGAGCCGCCTCTTTCTCGCGCTGCGGGCCGCCTCTCCATCCACAGTCTGGAGGCTCAGAGCCTGCGCTGCCTGCAGCCCTTCTGTACCCAGGACACGCGGGATAGGCCTTTTCAGGCGCAGGCCCAGGAGAGCCTGGACGTGCTGCTGCGGCACCCCTCAG GCTGGTGGCTGGTGGAGAACGAAGACCAGCAGACCGCCTGGTTTCCAGCGCCCTACCTGGAGGAGGCGGCCCCGGGCCAGGGCCGGGAGGGAGGCCCGTCCCTAGGGAGCAGCG GTCCCCAGTTCTGTGCTTCCCGCGCCTACGAGAGCAGCCGCGCAGATGAGCTGTCCGTGCCCGCGGGGGCGCGCGTGCGCGTGTTGGAAACGTCAGACCGCGGCTGGTGGCTATGCAG GTACGGCGACCGGGCGGGCCTACTCCCCGCGGTGCTGCTGCGGCCGGAAGGGCTGGGCGCTCTCCTGAGCGGGACGGGGTTCCGTGGAGGAGACGACCCGGCGGGTGAGGCCCGGGGCTTCCCTGAACCCTCCCAAGCCaccgcccctccccccaccgtgCCCACCCGACCTTCGCCGGGCGCCATCCAGAGCCGCTGCTGCACCGTCACACGCAGGGCCCTGGAGCGGCGCCCACGGCGCCAGGGCCGCCCTCGAGGGTGCGTGGACTCTGTGCCGCACCCCACGACGGAGCAGTGA
- the NOXO1 gene encoding NADPH oxidase organizer 1 isoform X11, which produces MLPAQGLPGQLGLQMSLQMEVSTCCPDWSRTPELKQSPCLGLPKCLDYSSAWKSPNPCAPAPRSWAWGTARKLQRTQLGRLHKDPTGLRRCQDSIPGGFLGPPEPSQARGGISGICSLEATAMAGPRYPVSVQGAALVQIKRLQTFAFSVRWSDGSDTFVRRSWDEFRQLKKTLKETFPVEAGLLRRSDRVLPKLLDAPLLGRVGRTSRGLARLQLLETYSRRLLATAERVARSPTITGFFAPQPLDLEPALPPGSRVILPTPEEPPLSRAAGRLSIHSLEAQSLRCLQPFCTQDTRDRPFQAQAQESLDVLLRHPSGWWLVENEDQQTAWFPAPYLEEAAPGQGREGGPSLGSSGPQFCASRAYESSRADELSVPAGARVRVLETSDRGWWLCRYGDRAGLLPAVLLRPEGLGALLSGTGFRGGDDPAGEARGFPEPSQATAPPPTVPTRPSPGAIQSRCCTVTRRALERRPRRQGRPRGCVDSVPHPTTEQ; this is translated from the exons ATGGAGgtctcaacatgttgcccagactggtctcgaactcctgagctcaagcagtccccctgcctcggcctcccaaagtgcttggattacag CTCTGCCTGGAAGTCCCCCAATCCCTGTGCTCCTGCCCCCAGATCGTGGGCTTGGGGGACAGCAAGAAAGCTGCAAAGGACTCAGCTGGGGCGGCTCCACAAGGACCCCACAGGCTTGAGGCGTTGCCAGGATTCTATCCCAGGCGGTTTTCTGGGTCCCCCAGAGCCCTCTCAAGCACGGGGAGGCATTTCAGGAATCTGCAGCCTGGAGGCCACAGCCATGGCAGGCCCCCGATACCCAGTTTCAGTGCAAGGGGCAGCCCTGGTGCAGATCAAGAGGCTCCAA ACGTTTGCCTTCTCCGTGCGCTGGTCAGACGGCAGCGACACTTTCGTGCGCAGGAGTTGGGACGAATTCAGGCAGCTCAAG AAGACCCTCAAGGAGACCTTCCCGGTGGAGGCGGGCCTGCTGCGGAGATCTGACCGCGTTCTCCCAAAGCTTCTCG ATGCACCACTGTTGGGACGCGTGGGGCGCACGAGCCGCGGCCTGGCGCGCCTGCAGCTGCTGGAAACCTATTCTCGGAGGCTGCTGGCGACTGCAGAGCGCGTGGCACGGAGCCCGACGATCACTGGCTTCTTCGCACCGCAACCCCTGGACCTGGAGCCCGCGCTGCCACCCGGCAG CCGGGTGATCCTGCCCACCCCAGAGGAGCCGCCTCTTTCTCGCGCTGCGGGCCGCCTCTCCATCCACAGTCTGGAGGCTCAGAGCCTGCGCTGCCTGCAGCCCTTCTGTACCCAGGACACGCGGGATAGGCCTTTTCAGGCGCAGGCCCAGGAGAGCCTGGACGTGCTGCTGCGGCACCCCTCAG GCTGGTGGCTGGTGGAGAACGAAGACCAGCAGACCGCCTGGTTTCCAGCGCCCTACCTGGAGGAGGCGGCCCCGGGCCAGGGCCGGGAGGGAGGCCCGTCCCTAGGGAGCAGCG GTCCCCAGTTCTGTGCTTCCCGCGCCTACGAGAGCAGCCGCGCAGATGAGCTGTCCGTGCCCGCGGGGGCGCGCGTGCGCGTGTTGGAAACGTCAGACCGCGGCTGGTGGCTATGCAG GTACGGCGACCGGGCGGGCCTACTCCCCGCGGTGCTGCTGCGGCCGGAAGGGCTGGGCGCTCTCCTGAGCGGGACGGGGTTCCGTGGAGGAGACGACCCGGCGGGTGAGGCCCGGGGCTTCCCTGAACCCTCCCAAGCCaccgcccctccccccaccgtgCCCACCCGACCTTCGCCGGGCGCCATCCAGAGCCGCTGCTGCACCGTCACACGCAGGGCCCTGGAGCGGCGCCCACGGCGCCAGGGCCGCCCTCGAGGGTGCGTGGACTCTGTGCCGCACCCCACGACGGAGCAGTGA